In the Drosophila takahashii strain IR98-3 E-12201 chromosome 3R, DtakHiC1v2, whole genome shotgun sequence genome, one interval contains:
- the LOC108058253 gene encoding putative carbonic anhydrase 3 — MQRIIVIYLIFPIVLGAEWNYLLNGMDWPDLCATGDQQSPIALDTQDSRILITPRIYFGDYDVPLKGPIFIKNNGHSIQMDIPETINGMQPFIRGGRMEGSYLAKGVHFHWGSPNSKGSEHTIDNRRYDAEMHIVHRNAKYKDIVEAVEKEDGLAVIGVLLQIVEDPTDIPTGLTKVINAVVNIPIDESNTTIPAGFTLDEMIGDINHNDFMTYDGSLTTPNCHEAVIWTVFTQILPVSYEMVSKLWELRDHWDKKMMNNYRAIQETNYRPVYHRMGNA, encoded by the exons ATGCAACGGATaatagtaatttatttaatttttcctatTGTCTTGG GTGCCGAGTGGAACTACCTGTTGAATGGAATGGATTGGCCGGACCTCTGCGCCACAGGTGATCAGCAATCACCCATTGCGTTAGATACTCAAGAC TCGCGCATCTTGATTACACCTCGGATTTATTTTGGAGACTATGATGTTCCTTTGAAGGggccaatttttattaaaaataatggacATTCAA ttCAAATGGACATACCGGAAACGATTAATGGAATGCAACCCTTTATTAGAGGCGGTCGTATGGAGGGTAGTTATCTGGCCAAGGGTGTACACTTCCATTGGGGATCCCCCAATTCCAAAGGATCCGAGCATACAATTGACAATCGTCGATACGACGCCGAAATGCATATTGTCCATCGAAACGCCAAATACAAAGATATCGTAGAGGCAGTCGAGAAAGAAGATGGATTGGCTGTTATCGGTGTCTTGTTACAAATTGTTGAG GATCCCACGGATATACCCACGGGTCTAACTAAAGTTATCAATGCGGTCGTAAATATTCCAATCGATGAATCGAACACGACTATTCCGGCCGGATTTACTTTGGATGAGATGATTGGGGATATAAATCACAATGACTTTATGACCTACGATGGATCTCTGACCACGCCCAATTGCCACGAGGCTGTTATATGGACTGTTTTCACACAAATTCTGCCCGTATCTTATGAAATGGTATCGAAACTTTGGGAGTTACGAGATCATTGGGATAAGAAGATGATGAACAATTATCGGGCTATCCAAGAAACAAATTATCGACCAGTGTATCATAGAATGGGGAATGCTTGA
- the CAH5 gene encoding carbonic anhydrase 2 — protein sequence MFFFSFWWLLAVCGCTFAYIEIPEAYLAAIRQDRADDQSAGEYNYDNQGDDWTGTCQTGESQSPIDLIFDDAKIVSIPRLRFNYYDQPLQTPLVIVNNGHTANMVIPLTQRGQRASINGSLLPGTFEAQSVHFHWGYYHTKGSEHAINFERYDVEMHIVHKNTIYDTMGEATQHPDGLAVLGVMFRAVNRQSSQHYGLNKIFNQLPRIVQYNTNATIMGRLTVGQLLGNIVTGEFFTYNGSLTTPDCAESVTWTVFPDVLDYPYRQIARLWNLKDSRQKPLVDNYRSLQDINNREVYYRTI from the exons atgttcttcttTAGTTTCTGGTGGCTGCTAGCTGTTTGTGGATGCACTTTTGCCTATATAG aaataccGGAGGCCTATCTAGCTGCTATAAGGCAGGATCGGGCTGATGATCAGTCGGCGGGCGAGTACAACTACGATAATCAGGGTGATGATTGGACGGGAACTTGCCAAACTGGGGAAAGCCAGTCGCCCATAGATTTGATTTTTGACGAT GCCAAAATTGTGTCCATTCCCCGCCTGCGTTTCAACTACTACGATCAGCCATTGCAAACGCCCCTCGTTATTGTAAATAATGGACACAcag CGAACATGGTTATTCCTTTAACCCAAAGAGGCCAGCGAGCCTCTATCAATGGCAGTCTTTTGCCCGGGACCTTTGAGGCCCAGAGTGTTCACTTCCATTGGGGATACTATCATACCAAGGGATCGGAACATGCCATAAACTTCGAGCGTTACGATGTGGAAATGCATATTGTACATAAGAACACCATATACGATACGATGGGCGAGGCAACTCAGCATCCCGATGGTCTCGCTGTTTTGGGCGTAATGTTCAGGGCTGTGAATCGTCAAAGCTCACAGCATTATGGACTTAACAAGATCTTCAACCAGCTGCCAAGAATCGTGCAGTATAATACCAATGCAACGATAATGGGAAGACTGACCGTTGGCCAGTTGTTGGGAAACATTGTGACAGGAGAGTTCTTCACTTACAATG GATCTCTGACCACACCGGATTGTGCCGAATCTGTCACCTGGACTGTTTTTCCCGATGTTCTTGACTATCCATACCGTCAGATCGCAAGACTCTGGAATCTAAAGGACTCGCGACAAAAACCTCTGGTCGACAACTATCGCAGCCTTCAGGATATCAATAATAGAGAAGTCTATTACCgaactatttaa
- the ppk24 gene encoding pickpocket protein 28 — MPVAMESLDQDQPFRLALGRAAWWIPHPGRGRGAPPFNTTTTQNTNHLPGTSAEDTRKLSFSAALKDLLQNLSFHCYSKLVEPGRRIQERFFWFVFHITALSVLIAFLWGTYTNEQEALVTTMYHPMYPIWKVEFPAISVCSLNRISQRAAWQYAHKLSGKDPKQRNASHFYEQLKAFMYMYYDPSDLVDIDNALRFQSFLDKFDTGEEDLFFNTRKRMHILTPNCSDMFVSCRIAGRLFDCMDQFETTLTSHGYCCTFNYDGRYVNKRDFRQRYFGPDMGLVLTLKTDPSDNFYKINGHNGYPDPYSGGVAERVAETGFNTLLPVRAKIFETLPEARSMSQSVRKCLFENEMPWIFARHYTFSKCISACRAQSVVSLCECVPFSLPHRYIDGNEKRIYCTLQHLACLKRYEFKWLNVITSRENVTGLEHELQDALFCPLCLASCTETRYSVRGAMTLGLPTPNPTKGPARSNPGPRANNSYGPRFTPASGKVPSSSSAGTSPAELAVVRIYFAETHIQYFRQIIKSAWYETFSTIGNICGIIAGFSLIGICELLFFLAKQLWQACRAELRADLAHIHVQIRTQVAEPEAERPMKLFILP; from the exons ATGCCAGTTGCAATGGAGTCCTTGGACCAGGATCAGCCCTTTCGTCTGGCATTGGGCCGTGCTGCCTGGTGGATACCCCATCCAGGAAGAGGAAGAGGAGCACCACCCTTTAACACCACCACCACTCAGAATACCAACCACTTACCTGGAACTTCCGCGGAGGATACGCGAAAATTGTCATTTTCCGCCGCTTTAAAGGATTTGCTACAGAACCTGTCGTTCCATTGTTACAGCAAATTAGTGGAGCCGGGTCGCAGGATTCAGGAGCG TTTCTTTTGGTTCGTTTTCCACATAACCGCTTTGAGCGTTCTAATTGCATTCCTCTGGGGCACCTACACCAACGAGCAGGAGGCCTTGGTGACCACCATGTACCATCCGATGTATCCCATTTGGAAGGTGGAGTTTCCGGCCATCTCCGTGTGCAGCTTGAACCGCATCTCGCAACGGGCGGCCTGGCAATATGCCCACAAACT CAGTGGCAAAGATCCAAAGCAACGCAATGCCAGCCATTTTTACGAGCAACTTAAGGCCTTCATGTACATGTACTATGATCCCTCGGATTTGGTGGATATAGATAATGCTCTGCGCTTTCAGAGCTTCTTGGACAAGTTTGATACGGGAGAGGAGGACCTATTTTTCAATACCAGGAAACGAATGCACATTCTCACACCGAACTGCAGTGATATGTTTGTGAGCTGCAGAATTGCTGGGCGACTCTTCGATTGCATGGATCAGTTTGAGACAACCCTGACCAGTCATGGTTACTGCTGCACCTTTAACTATGATGGGAG ATACGTTAATAAGAGGGACTTCAGGCAGCGCTACTTTGGTCCCGACATGGGATTGGTTTTGACTCTGAAAACGGACCCCAGTGACAATTTCTACAAGATAAATGGTCACAATGG CTATCCTGATCCCTATTCCGGAGGCGTGGCAGAACGCGTGGCCGAAACAGGCTTTAACACCTTGCTACCCGTAAGAGCCAAGATATTTGAAACGCTTCCCGAAGCGCGTAGTATGAGCCAATCTGTG CGCAAGTGCCTGTTTGAGAACGAGATGCCATGGATCTTTGCACGTCATTATACCTTCAGTAAGTGCATATCGGCTTGCAGGGCCCAGAGTGTCGTCAGTTTGTGCGAGTGCGTTCCGTTCAGCCTGCCGCACAGATATATCGATGGGAATGAGAAGCGAATCTACTGCACACTGCAGCACCTGGCTTGTCTCAAGCGTTACGAGT TCAAGTGGTTGAACGTCATCACCAGTCGCGAGAATGTGACGGGCCTGGAGCACGAACTGCAGGACGCCCTGTTCTGCCCGCTCTGCTTGGCCTCCTGCACGGAGACCCGCTATAGTGTCCGTGGCGCCATGACACTGGGCCTGCCCACTCCCAATCCGACCAAGGGTCCAGC GCGAAGCAATCCCGGACCGCGTGCCAATAACAGTTACGGCCCAAGATTCACTCCGGCATCCGGAAAGGTCCCCAGCTCATCCTCAGCAGGAACCTCCCCCGCCGAACTGGCCGTGGTTCGTATTTATTTTGCCGAAACGCACATTCAATACTTTCGCCAGATTATTAAGAGCGCCTGGTACGAGACCTTCA GTACAATTGGCAACATCTGCGGCATTATAGCCGGTTTCTCACTGATTGGCATCTGTGAACTGTTGTTTTTTCTAGCCAAACAATTATGGCAGGCCTGTCGCGCGGAACTTCGAGCGGATCTCGCCCACATCCACGTCCAAATCCGGACGCAGGTAGCGGAACCGGAAGCGGAGCGGCCGATGAAGTTGTTTATTTTGCCGTAA